Proteins co-encoded in one Opitutales bacterium genomic window:
- a CDS encoding spermidine/putrescine ABC transporter substrate-binding protein, with protein MSFFRKDNLIPFFVLVPLTVIVTWYYWPKPQSQEDVFVPIDRATLTEKLNILIWENYIPEDQQANPDGFLNFIYDTIARDYGIDVQVSYFGTNEELYEILSNPKERAKYDVVMPSNFLVSTLVDDGLLEPIIPGNIPNWDGIDGRFRNDHLLQELLQYSVPYIFGVGGIAYNSWHAYEIPLNWGFLLEPGQDLVEIDTERVNYENLDAEIARREAMRARIRFQLKGRISLINDMRTALGSALIYLGYPPNSENPDEINQAADLLIWLVTELDARFDSTDVSDRLISGETHMAMAWSGDAMVAMNQAISNRKDLALDDIDTIRDGQTTLKSTVRDEIPKIRFTSPQPTALAFLDCFAIVRGSSNISNAETFINFMLDPVVAGQVTNFSFCGNTVAASKEFVNRDILNGPPFFLPADDSVALISPVDEDAIMAYQDAWQRVMLAALEQQNVSYQYRR; from the coding sequence ATGAGCTTTTTCAGAAAAGATAATCTGATCCCTTTTTTTGTGCTGGTGCCGCTCACCGTCATTGTCACCTGGTATTATTGGCCCAAACCTCAGTCTCAGGAAGACGTCTTTGTTCCTATTGATCGCGCTACGCTTACCGAGAAGCTGAATATTCTGATATGGGAGAACTACATACCCGAAGATCAACAAGCCAACCCGGATGGATTCCTGAATTTCATCTACGATACCATCGCTCGGGATTATGGAATCGACGTTCAGGTCTCGTATTTTGGGACCAATGAGGAACTCTACGAAATCCTTTCAAACCCTAAAGAGAGAGCGAAATACGACGTCGTCATGCCGTCTAACTTTCTCGTATCCACCCTCGTGGATGACGGCCTTCTCGAGCCAATCATACCAGGCAATATCCCCAATTGGGATGGAATCGATGGGCGATTCCGCAACGACCACCTCCTTCAAGAGCTCCTTCAATACTCCGTGCCCTACATCTTTGGCGTGGGCGGTATCGCTTACAACAGTTGGCATGCTTATGAGATCCCGCTCAACTGGGGCTTTTTACTCGAACCCGGTCAAGATTTGGTAGAAATCGACACCGAACGAGTCAATTACGAGAATCTAGACGCTGAAATCGCTCGGCGCGAAGCGATGCGTGCCCGCATACGCTTTCAACTCAAAGGGCGCATCTCCCTGATCAATGATATGCGTACCGCGCTGGGTTCAGCACTGATCTATCTGGGTTACCCACCCAATTCTGAAAATCCAGATGAAATCAATCAAGCGGCAGATCTATTGATCTGGCTCGTAACTGAACTGGATGCGCGCTTTGACAGCACGGACGTATCCGATCGGCTCATCTCAGGGGAAACACATATGGCCATGGCTTGGAGCGGCGACGCCATGGTAGCTATGAACCAAGCCATCTCCAACCGCAAAGACCTCGCGCTCGATGACATCGACACCATACGCGATGGTCAGACCACACTCAAAAGCACGGTCCGCGACGAGATCCCAAAAATCCGATTCACATCCCCTCAGCCCACAGCGCTAGCCTTTCTCGACTGCTTTGCAATCGTGCGCGGAAGTAGTAACATCTCCAACGCCGAGACCTTCATCAATTTCATGCTCGATCCCGTCGTAGCAGGCCAGGTGACCAACTTTTCTTTCTGCGGAAACACCGTCGCAGCATCCAAGGAATTCGTAAACCGAGACATCTTGAACGGTCCCCCATTTTTTCTCCCCGCAGACGACTCCGTAGCCCTCATTTCCCCCGTAGATGAGGACGCCATCATGGCGTATCAAGACGCCTGGCAACGCGTCATGCTCGCCGCACTCGAGCAACAAAACGTCTCTTATCAGTATCGGCGCTAG